Within Cyanobium sp. AMD-g, the genomic segment GGTGCGCGAACTGAAGTGCAAGGTGGGCTCCGCCGGCAGCTCCCGCAGCGGTGGCTCCCGTCCCACCGGCCCCCGTCGCGGCCAGGCCAAGATCGACGCCACCGTTGATGCCCACTGGAAGGTGGGTGTGAGCGAGACGGTCCGGGGCCAGGTGGTCACCGGCACCCAGGCCAACCGTTCCCTCAAGACCACCGGCAACGAGGCCAGCACCTGCCGGCCGGTCACCGGCACCGAGTACCTGGGCGCCGAGATCTTCCGCACCTTCTGCCAGAGCGATCCCACCCCCCTGCAGCCCGCCAAGGTGCGGGTGAGCGCCACCAGCCACGGCAACCGGGTCACGGGCAACGAAGTGGGTCGCTCCGAGAAGGTCACCGGCGACGAACCCGGCACCTGCAAAAACGTCACCGGCACCGAGTACATCTCCGCCAACCAGAGCGCCGCCTGGTGCGGCACCTCCGCCCCCGCTCCCTCCCCCCGCAAGGTGGCCTTCACCCGCACCACCGAGGGCCGGCCGGTCTCCGGGGTGAGCGTGGAGCGCTCCGAAAAAGTCACCGGCAACGAACCTGGCTCCAACCGCCAGCTCACCGGCACCCAGTACATGGACGACCAGGCCCAGGTGCCTGGCCGTGCCCCCGCCAAGGTCAGCAGCCTGCACACTCTGCGCGGCACCGGCATCACCGGCACCCACGTGGGCCGCAGCGAGCACGTCACCGGCGACGAGCCCGGCTCCTGCCGCCTGGTCACCGGCGACGAATACATCGGCACCCAGCAGTTCGAGCAGTTCTGCGGCACCAAGCCGGCACCGGAAGCCGCCAAGGTGGGCTTCAGCGTCACCAACAAGGCCATGGTGGTGAGCGGCACCCGCACCGGCCGCTCCGAGAAGGTCACCGGCGATGAACCCGGCACCTGCAAGGCCGTCACCGGCACCCCCTACGCCGGCATGGAGCAGGCCGGCACCTGGTGCTCCTCCGATCGGGTGGCTGAGATCCGCCAGCGCACCCCCGCCCGCATGGGCACCCCTGGACCGCGACTCAGCGGCCTCCAGCCCGGCATCGGCGGCGTCATGACCGGTGCCGAACGCGGTGCCTGCGAAGACATCACGGGAACCCCCTACATCGGTGGCGACCAACTGGCCGAGGCCTGCGGCGCCGCCGCAACCCAGGATGCGGATTTTCCCCAGCCCCTCACCGGGCAGCCCTGGCAGCAGTTCAGCGTCCAGTCACCGGCACGGGCGGCCCACACCGCCCAGACGGCCCGCCAGCGCCCCGGTGGCGTCACCGGCAACAGCTACGAGCAGGGCAACCGCATCACCGGCCCCTTCGACATGGCCGCCGACAAGGTGACCGGCACCGAACAGTTCCGCTTCGACCGGCGCGGGCCGGCGCCGGTCCGGCAGCGCTCGCCGCAACCCCCCGGAGTGATGCCGCAGCGCCAAACGGCAGCACCGGTGAGCGTGGACGAAGACGCGCGTCCCACCTCCCGGGTCACCGGCGAGGGCCTCTCCGCCGGCTTGAACATCACCGGTGATGACTGGGGACGGGGTAAGCACGTGACCGGAACCGAGGGGGCCTCGGCACGCCGCCGCAACCCCAGCAGGGTCGGTCCGATGGCGGCCATGCCCGGCTTCCAGAGCAAGCGCAACGAGGACCTGCCCGAGCCCACCAACAAGATCACCGGATCCAGCGGCAGCACCAACTCCGGTTCCCTGATCACGGTCTCCGGCGGAGCCCGGGGCTGATCCCTGATGCCCCGCCGTCCGGCCCCCACCATCCGTCCCCTTGCTCCCAGCGCCCCCCGGCGCCGGCCTGATGCTCCCGGTGGCGCCGATCTCCCCCGCCGCCTGGCGGCCGTCCGGCTCGGCCAGGGGGCCTCGAGCCTCCATCCGCTGACCGACAGCGCCGCCAACGCGGCCCTCGAGAGCTA encodes:
- a CDS encoding CsoS2 family carboxysome shell protein, whose amino-acid sequence is MARTTSREAALERRKALTNGGKKASTQFMSSPGRVRTAADAQRSRTEAVSAAPAAAPAPAAQRPAATPRRGGASSLTTSSVSGHRSNAKPLANPSRNLVLERREALSRRGKRADTSSDRTRQEVMRATKASVSAAAPVAAASSERPCGCKDAKAASAASTSASSGLGASLANRQSRNGERRGVAKRTAQHNPSRAIVMARREALSKRGKSASAPTSSVAASVARQSNPDMSSRELAQKVRELKCKVGSAGSSRSGGSRPTGPRRGQAKIDATVDAHWKVGVSETVRGQVVTGTQANRSLKTTGNEASTCRPVTGTEYLGAEIFRTFCQSDPTPLQPAKVRVSATSHGNRVTGNEVGRSEKVTGDEPGTCKNVTGTEYISANQSAAWCGTSAPAPSPRKVAFTRTTEGRPVSGVSVERSEKVTGNEPGSNRQLTGTQYMDDQAQVPGRAPAKVSSLHTLRGTGITGTHVGRSEHVTGDEPGSCRLVTGDEYIGTQQFEQFCGTKPAPEAAKVGFSVTNKAMVVSGTRTGRSEKVTGDEPGTCKAVTGTPYAGMEQAGTWCSSDRVAEIRQRTPARMGTPGPRLSGLQPGIGGVMTGAERGACEDITGTPYIGGDQLAEACGAAATQDADFPQPLTGQPWQQFSVQSPARAAHTAQTARQRPGGVTGNSYEQGNRITGPFDMAADKVTGTEQFRFDRRGPAPVRQRSPQPPGVMPQRQTAAPVSVDEDARPTSRVTGEGLSAGLNITGDDWGRGKHVTGTEGASARRRNPSRVGPMAAMPGFQSKRNEDLPEPTNKITGSSGSTNSGSLITVSGGARG